A window of Lepidochelys kempii isolate rLepKem1 chromosome 1, rLepKem1.hap2, whole genome shotgun sequence contains these coding sequences:
- the NFYB gene encoding nuclear transcription factor Y subunit beta isoform X3, with the protein MDGDSSTTDASQLGIAGEYIGGSHFVIQPHDDTEDSMNDHEDTNGSKESFREQDIYLPIANVARIMKNAIPQTGKAMKGEKGIGGTVTTADGLSEDLTEEAFTNQLPAGLITTDGQQQNVMVYTTSYQQISGVQQIQFS; encoded by the exons aTGGATGGTGACAGTTCTACAACAGATGCTTCTCAGTTAGGAATTGCTGGAGAATACATTGGTGGTAGTCACTTTGTAATACAGCCTCATGATG ACACTGAGGACAGTATGAATGATCATGAAGACACAAATGGCTCAAAAGAGAGTTTTAGAGAACAAGATATATATCTTCCAATTGCAAATGTGGCAAGGATAATGAAAAATGCCATACCCCAGACAGGAAAG GCAATGAAAGGAGAGAAAGGGATTGGAGGAACAGTTACAACTGCAGACGGTCTTAGTGAGGATCTCACAGAAGAAGCATTTA CTAACCAGTTGCCAGCAGGTTTAATAACTACAGATGGCCAACAGCAAAATGTTATGGTTTATACAACATCTTATCAACAG ATCTCTGGTGTTCAGCAAATTCAGTTCTCATGA
- the NFYB gene encoding nuclear transcription factor Y subunit beta isoform X2, giving the protein MMIAKDAKECVQECVSEFISFITSEASERCHQEKRKTINGEDILFAMSTLGFDSYVEPLKLYLQKFREAMKGEKGIGGTVTTADGLSEDLTEEAFTNQLPAGLITTDGQQQNVMVYTTSYQQISGVQQIQFS; this is encoded by the exons ATGATG ATTGCTAAAGATGCAAAGGAGTGTGTGCAAGAGTGTGTAAGTGAATTCATCAGCTTTATAACATCTGAAGCAAGTGAGAGGTGTCATCAAGAGAAACGAAAGACTATCAATGGAGAGGATATTCTCTTTGCCATGTCTACCTTGGGATTTGATAGTTATGTTGAACCTTTGAAGCTGTATCTCCAAAAATTCAGAGAG GCAATGAAAGGAGAGAAAGGGATTGGAGGAACAGTTACAACTGCAGACGGTCTTAGTGAGGATCTCACAGAAGAAGCATTTA CTAACCAGTTGCCAGCAGGTTTAATAACTACAGATGGCCAACAGCAAAATGTTATGGTTTATACAACATCTTATCAACAG ATCTCTGGTGTTCAGCAAATTCAGTTCTCATGA
- the NFYB gene encoding nuclear transcription factor Y subunit beta isoform X1 produces the protein MDGDSSTTDASQLGIAGEYIGGSHFVIQPHDDTEDSMNDHEDTNGSKESFREQDIYLPIANVARIMKNAIPQTGKIAKDAKECVQECVSEFISFITSEASERCHQEKRKTINGEDILFAMSTLGFDSYVEPLKLYLQKFREAMKGEKGIGGTVTTADGLSEDLTEEAFTNQLPAGLITTDGQQQNVMVYTTSYQQISGVQQIQFS, from the exons aTGGATGGTGACAGTTCTACAACAGATGCTTCTCAGTTAGGAATTGCTGGAGAATACATTGGTGGTAGTCACTTTGTAATACAGCCTCATGATG ACACTGAGGACAGTATGAATGATCATGAAGACACAAATGGCTCAAAAGAGAGTTTTAGAGAACAAGATATATATCTTCCAATTGCAAATGTGGCAAGGATAATGAAAAATGCCATACCCCAGACAGGAAAG ATTGCTAAAGATGCAAAGGAGTGTGTGCAAGAGTGTGTAAGTGAATTCATCAGCTTTATAACATCTGAAGCAAGTGAGAGGTGTCATCAAGAGAAACGAAAGACTATCAATGGAGAGGATATTCTCTTTGCCATGTCTACCTTGGGATTTGATAGTTATGTTGAACCTTTGAAGCTGTATCTCCAAAAATTCAGAGAG GCAATGAAAGGAGAGAAAGGGATTGGAGGAACAGTTACAACTGCAGACGGTCTTAGTGAGGATCTCACAGAAGAAGCATTTA CTAACCAGTTGCCAGCAGGTTTAATAACTACAGATGGCCAACAGCAAAATGTTATGGTTTATACAACATCTTATCAACAG ATCTCTGGTGTTCAGCAAATTCAGTTCTCATGA